From one Sus scrofa isolate TJ Tabasco breed Duroc chromosome 9, Sscrofa11.1, whole genome shotgun sequence genomic stretch:
- the IL6 gene encoding interleukin-6 precursor, giving the protein MNSLSTSAFSPVAFSLGLLLVMATAFPTPGRLEEDAKGDATSDKMLFTSPDKTEELIKYILGKISAMRKEMCEKYEKCENSKEVLAENNLNLPKMAEKDGCFQSGFNQETCLMRITTGLVEFQIYLDYLQKEYESNKGNVEAVQISTKALIQTLRQKGKNPDKATTPNPTTNAGLLDKLQSQNEWMKNTKIILILRSLEDFLQFSLRAIRIM; this is encoded by the exons ATGAACTCCCTCTCCACAA GCGCCTTCAGTCCAGTCGCCTTCTCCCTGGGGCTGCTTCTGGTGATGGCTACTGCCTTCCCTACCCCGGGACGCCTGGAAGAAGATGCCAAAGGTGATGCCACCTCAGACAAAATGCTCTTCACCTCTCCGGACAAAACTGAAGAACTCATTAAGTACATCCTCGGCAAAATCTCTGCAATGAGAAAGGAG ATGTGTGAGAAGTATGAGAAGTGTGAAAACAGCAAGGAGGTACTGGCAGAAAACAACCTGAACCTTCcaaaaatggcagaaaaagacGGATGCTTCCAATCTGGGTTCAATCAG GAGACCTGCTTGATGAGAATCACCACCGGTCTTGTGGAGTTTCAGATATACCTGGACTACCTCCAGAAAGAGTATGAGAGCAATAAGGGAAATGTCGAGGCTGTGCAGATTAGTACCAAAGCACTGATCCAGACCCTGAGGCAAAAG gGAAAGAATCCAGACAAAGCCACCACCCCTAACCCCACCACAAATGCCGGCCTGCTGGATAAGCTGCAGTCACAGAACGAGTGGATGAAGAACACAAAGATCATTCTCATCCTGCGCAGCCTTGAGGATTTCCTGCAGTTCAGCCTGAGGGCCATTCGGATAATGTAG